The Oncorhynchus gorbuscha isolate QuinsamMale2020 ecotype Even-year linkage group LG04, OgorEven_v1.0, whole genome shotgun sequence genome includes the window tattattctgacatttcacattcttaaaataagtggtgatcctaactgacctaaaacagggaatttttactaggattaaatgtcaggaattgtgaaactgggtttaaatgtatttggctaaggtgtatgtaaacatccgacttcaaatgtgtttgtgtgtgtatgtatatatatatatatatatatatagctttcATTTCCAAAATGGTTCAGTGTGTCTGATACTTTTTCAGTTGAAAAAGACACCAAAAGCACATCCAGTCGACTGAAACATGTCAATGTTAAAAACAGTCTCATAAAAACATGAACTATGGGCATGATCCCTGAGCGTTACACTTAAGGGCTGAATTCAATCCGTATCGCAGAAGTATCTAGGAAGATCTGCAttaaaatgtaaaggtaatttttgattgagccgacatatgcagcattTACCGTGAATCTAGTATCCGAGaatgcgggaacattgccttGAAATTGAAAACAAGCTATAACGCAGATCTTCTGCAATTTCCTACTTCTGCGATAGGGATTTAATCTGGCCCTAAATCTTCTAGTAGCACCTAGGCGTCTATGACATGGTGTTTAAAAATAACCCACTCTGACAACCCACTGTGTCTATGACCTTAGCTCACTGATAGATATGGGAAGGGGTTGTAAAAGTTAAGTTAAAATGTGACTCCTACCACaagtatgcacacacacccacagcctAAGATGTAGCACAATGTTGGACAGAGGTTAGTTCTGAGGCTTGCTCAGCATTGTTTTATTCCCGCCTTTTTTATTCTGCCTTTTCCCGTTTGGTTGAGACGGACACAATGAACACTTCCTCTGGCTTTCTGCACCTCTTCCTGCTCATACACACTCATTTCCACatcttacttacacacacacacacacacacacacacacacacacacacacacacacacacacacacacacacacacacacacacacacacacacacacacacacacacacacacacacacacacacacacacacacacacacacacacacacacacacacacacacacacacacttcgaaACTcaataactcagtaaaatcattgaaaccCATCTGTGCTCCTGCTGTGTCAGACAGGAGGACACATGGCAACGACCCTGAATTAGTCAATCAGATATCGACCTGTGTGAGGCATCATGGCGCCATGGAAACCAACACAGGACCACTCACTTCTCAGAGTTCAGATAAGAAAATGTTTTTTCCCCCATATTCCTCAGATAAGAGAAACAGATGTTTTCCCAACAATTAAATGCTAAGCATTCTTTTAGAGTGAAAGACTAGTGTTCACTCTTGTGGCACAGACTACAAAAGAAAATGGCTAAAGAAATATAGAAACCAGCAACGTCTAGGTTTGGTTAAGGCCATATTGCCTCTGTCACAGGTCCTTGGGGAGAATGGCAGTACATAGAAGCAGGAAGCAGTAGCAGACCTGGAGCTAAGCCCCCTGGGTAATGGAGTTCTATAACCATAATGGCTCCTTAGGTTTATGAAGCATCAATAAGGTTGCACATACATTTTTGGAcatataaatgaatgatatgtacccattgattcttgaagaatataacttagaaatgtctcatgagtttagttcaactgtcgtaccatTTCACaaccccaaatataagcttgttttacttcaATGTTTATCAGCAAAGTAAACGTAAACAAACGCTATATAGCCTCAAAAGAAGCATAACACtacattttgatatcatggatggtcattTTTTGACagtggttacatttcttcagccccatccctcagctttttatcgAAACAGGGGCAGAAGTACACTttcttattgtttcaactgctaaTTGCCACTTTAAGGCACTAAAACGTATttaacacacacaacatttacatttacatttacatttaagtcatttagcagacgctcttatccagagcgacttacaaattggtgcattcaccttatgacatccagtgggacagtcacttaacaatagtgcatctaaaacttagggggggtggggtgagagggattacttaacctatcctaggtattccttaaagaggtggggtttcaggtgtctccggaaggtggtgattgactccgctgtcctggcgtcgtgagggagtttgttccaccattgggggccagggcagcgaacagttttgactgggctgagcgggagctgtacttcctcagtggtagggaggcgagcaggccagaggtggaggaacgcagtgcccttgtttgggtgtagggcctgatcagagcctggaggtactgaggtgccgttccctcacagctccgtaggcaagcaccatggtcttgtagcggatgcgagcttcaactggaagccagtggagagaacggaggagcggggtgacgtgagagaacttgggaaggttgaacaccagacgggctgcggcgttctggatgagttgaaggggtttaatggcacaggcagggagcccagccaacagcgagttgcagtaatccagacgggagatgacaagtgcctggattaggacctgcgccgcttcctgtgtgaggcagggtcgtactctgcggatgttgtagagcatgaacctacaggaacgggccaccgccttgatgttagttgagaacgacagggtgttgtccaggatcacgccaaggttcttggcgctctgggaggaggacacaatggagttgtcaaccgtgatggcgagatcatggaacgggcagtccttccccgggaggaagagcagctccgtcttgccgaggttcagcttgaggtggtgatccgtcatccacactgatatgtctgccagacatgcagagatgcgattcgccacctggtcatcagaagggggaaaggagaagattaattgtgtgtcgtctgcatagcaatgataagagagaccatgtgaggttatgacagagccaagtgacttggtgtatagcgagaataggagagggccaagaacagagccctgggggacaccagtggtgagagcgcgtggtgaggagacagattctcgccacgccacctggtaggagcgacctgtcaggtaggacgcaacatCAGTGAGACCATGAGGGAGTGAGGGACAGAAGGGGTACACAGAATATCCCAGAATATTAAAGGATAAATCTGTAAAGGGAACTTTTCCGAGGGGGACATATGTCATGTTCACGTCTTGTCGGAAACTCCAAAATTTCCGACTTGCTTACTCATTATAAAAAAGATGGTACCTTGCTTACTCATTATAAAAAAGATGGTACCCGAGTTTCCCACCAATGGGAAGCTCTATGCAAATAACTTAAGTTAATTTTGTCTCGGAGGTCCAGTTTCTAACATGAAGTGAACGCGGCAATAGAGAGAGaatgttttttttaaccatttcgGTCTGAAGTCTCAATGTCAATATATACCAAGAAGAGCATAGAAAAGTAGTGGAGGACCACAACATttcttccccttctctttctgtctatttCCTTTTCAGTCTCCTATTTCTTCtcaatctcctcctcttcctctccagttTTCTGCTTAATGGACAGGAGCTCCTCGCTTTTGTGACGGCATGTCATGAGGATGAGCATCATGCTGTCGGTCGTCTCGGGAAACCACATTTTCGTCATCCTCGACGCGAAGATGTGTAGGGGGGATGGGGGAGCGACGGTACACCATCGGGGAGGGAGGAGGTATGTGGAGTCCAGAGGACtggggggagagggggttgggggtgagagagagagagagaacaaagattgatttgatttttaatccacccacaaagagagagagagagagagagagtaagagggagggtgtgagaagggagagaagggacagacacagaggcagctgtttatgacACTAGGTGTGTGCATGTAAATGCATGCGTGTACTATTTACCTCAGTCTCAGTAGGTTTGTAGCCCTCTTTCAGCTTGGCAAAGGTGCCCTTAATGCCTGCCTGCTCTGTAACCACCAGGGCTGCTTTCAACAGCTTGGGGGTCTCTGGCCTGTCTGGGATAATCTCGGCAGTCTCCTTCACCTCTGCCTTTTCCTCTGGCTTCTTATTCTTAGTCAGCATTTTcctagaaagggagagaggtagggaaaagTTTTGGTCAGTCAGACTGAAGTGAACTGTTTAGATATGGTCTCACTGTGCATATACACTGTGTACATTGATGCATTTTGTGGGCTTGAAACATttaggcacacacacatatatatacacacacacatatacacacacacactgcaccgccCTGTCCTCACTCATGAGATAAATTGATGCCACGGATGAGTTAGAGTAGGTCATGAGACTGTCTGTTTATCCGGATCTGATTCCCTCTGAACTTCTGCCTGCCTCTCACTTAAACCAATAATACTTCATCAGGAGCTCAAACTCCTCTTAACCAttatcaaagagagagagagagaattacagcagagagggaaagagatcgaGATAAAGAACGGacgaacagacagagggagagggttagATGGATGAAGAGATGAAGCGGAGAGATAGAAGCttggtaaagagagagaaagagagagagcgcaccTTTTGCCTCGCTATCACGTGAGCAATCACAAGATCGGTGTACAATATGTCGTGGGATatgtgttggctgtgtgtaggTTATCCATCCCCTCCACCCTTCCCTTCTCCAAGACTCATATCCCACAACCCAGCCTTTCCATTTGACCTCCCTCCTCGGGCCTTTTGGATGTGTCCTATGtaagaagagagggataggggaagTGGAAAAGGTAGAAAGTTGGATTCGAGAGGTCACCCCCTCACTTTGTTTCTGGGACTCGGGGTAGTGCACCAGGATGTCTGAGAGGTCCCTCTTATCTGGGATGAAGAGGTTAGCGAATCCGCGAGCCATCACGTTGGCAGTGCGTCTGTTCCCCCCGCCCCCTGCCAGCAAGCTGTCCAATTCAAGGACATATATGGGTTATACGCCAAAcaaacactaaacacatgcttcatgCTTAGGGACATGCTAGAGGCAAGCTAGAGGTATAGCATGCACATTGTTTCACGCATGAGCGCTGAAACAGGTTCATTGGGATTGTGTACAATGTACAGCCCTTAGATATTCcaaaacatgatactgtatatgAGGAAAAGATTTGGACCAGGGATTAAGGGGGAGCTCTCACCTGATTTCTCCAAACACAGAGCCGGCCCTGATTGTTACAAACACAGTTTTCAAATCAGGTCCTCCCACCACCTGAACCGCCCCCTGCTTGATGATATACATCTCCTTGCCGATCTCACCCTGCCCACACTGGACACACAGCACATTATAGCAGGTCATAGCAAACACGCACAGGTGCAATTAGAGGTATCGTTTACAAAGGGAGAATGGACCATGTGCAAGTGATTTAGGCTAAGCTTGGGGTAAAGCTGTGATGGGAGGGTGAGGGCATCACTCCACAGGCCTACCTTTTTACAGACAAAGTCCCCAGGCAGGTATGCCACAGACTCGAGCCTCATCAACATGTCAAATATCATCTGTCTGTCACAGCcctggaatagagagagagcgagagagaaagagagagagagaaataggggggGCAGATATAGAGGCAGGGAATAGAGAGACATGAAAGAGGGAGTTTAGTACAATTggagaaataaaaaaaacacgagagagagagagaagaagaaagagtaCAGTATGTATTATTGAAGATTTGACAAAGATGAGGGCTGCAATGTCTGAGTGTCTGCATTAGACTCCTAACCTCCCCTTACCTGAAACAGGGCCACTTTATTGACAATGTAGTAGTGAACATCCACAGCCATGTCCACCCTCATCTTATCTGGCAGCTGGATCAACAGCTCCTGCTcctctgtagggagagagagagacagagagagagagggataaaggtaaggagggagacagatggacagagagaaggagagagatagggggatggtgAGTGAGCAGCTAGGCCCATAACAGAAACAGCCTCTTTGTAACGTTTTCACATGCAGCACTTTCACAACATTTAGCCAACGTTCCTCACCCAGCATGCCCTGTATCTTCCAGGTGTAGTCGTGCCAGGTCTTCACTCGGTTCTGGACCTCTTTGGGGATGTGGTAGGAGGTCATGTACTTGATGGTGTTGTCCATGCAGGCCCGGTAGTAGTTCTGTCCTGCTGTGGCAGCCCCCGCCACATCTCTCATCTGGTACAACAGCAGAACAACAGGCCTTATGTTCAGTAGGCATGAAACGTAAGAAAACGCTCAGAAACAAGAACATACCAGCCATCAAGACACACTTTTTTTTCCATTTTCTGTTGAAAAAAAGTTTTGCTACAGCGTGCCTTAATGAACCTACCTGACCCATCCTGATGGAGAAAGCAAAGACACCAACAAAGTAGTTGACGAGCTGGAATGTGATCTCGAACACGTTGGTGGGGTCCGGGAGACCACCGATTGTGATCACGGTCTTTACAGCAAAGTAGTAACACCGGATATAACtgggcacacagacagacagagataaggtgaatgcaccaatttgtaagtcgctctggataagagcgtctgctaaatgacttaaatgtaaatttagAGTATACACACAGATGTCAGAcaaatacatgcacacacacatctggGATAAATACACATTTTAAAGGAGATAGCAGAAGAGGACTTAGAAAAAGCTGTTTTGTATTGTGGTAATGTGGTTGGAATGAGGTTTTTGGCTGTTTATAGTGACTGTGTAGCGGTATTCTCCTCACCTGTTCCCTCTGCCGTCGTAGACCCACTTAGTGGACCCCAGCCCCTCATAGTCAGAACCCCAATAGAACAGACAGGCGTTGATGTGGAGAGAATACAACAATTAGGAAGTGGTCAGGATccctctgagagagggagagagcgagaggcgggggAATGAGAAAAAGTTATTTGAGCTCAGTAAGGGCTACAACACCCTCTGCTGGCTAAATATGCGTATTGTGTTTTGAGTGTGTTGGCTTCGTTTTCTCTGCTGAGTGTTTACGTGCTGAGCGAATGTCCTGTGTAGAGTATGTATGTGTGGTTGATGATCAAAATGTGTTCAATGTGTCCCTCTCTGGTACCTGTAGATGTAGGCTTTCTTCATGACTGCTTCCAAACGGTCGCTGAACTCAAAGAAAGCCATgtactgaaacagagagagagagagagagagagagagagagagagagagagagagagagagagagagagagagagagagagagacaacagagagagagagagagagagagagagaaagagagagagagagagagagagagagagagagagagagagagagacacagagaggcgtCAATAATCAAACACTAATCACTAAGATCTAAGCACTACAAagaatgtatgtgtatgtgtgtgtaccttcaGTAGGCGGGGGAATCTGAGGAGAGAGTTAACTCCAGTAAAGTTGTAAAATATCTCCATGGGGAACATACTGATTACAATCCATCTGAAAGACAAATAATTCTATAACAAACCAACACTCCTCATGTCCATCTTAGAAATATAGAGTTACTTATCTACTAGCCTAGTCAACAAGGAGAAACAGTGGAGCTTCAGCCTCACCTTGAATTCACTCTGTTGTCATGTAGCTGTCACTCTGTAGGAAAATATAAGAAATTAGAACATCATTTTGTTCCTTGTATTTAtaaatatgtacatgtatgtgtgttttagatttttttttgggACTCTGTGTGTATGACTGTCTGTGATGGCATATATTTTCTAGTAATACTTGCCATAGAGGGCCTGTTTGTGTGAGGGCCTGTTTGTGTATATGTGAATCTCTGTATACGCATGTGCATATGTGGTTGCCTACAGGATACACGAGTATCCAGATCCCCTTACCACAATATCTCCTCTGCGTACAAACTCCAGGCGGGGCTGAAAGACCAGGATGTCGTTGATGTGAACAAGGTCACAGGTGTAGTCCATTAACAGCCACCAGTAGATGTTGTCTGCAGTCTGGTAGGGGAAGGCCCGGCGCACAGGGATCAGCCACACGTTCCAGTTCCACGCCATCATCACAAAGCACAGCCACACCACGTAGACCAGGTCTACAGGGAGACGAAAGGCacaaacagagcagagcagagtcaACTACAACGTGAATATAAAAACTCAGTGGGGGATAAAAGGCATATTATGATTTCATTACATTAGTATCAGGGCCGAAGATCAGGTTGGTAAAGATAGTTCATATTTTATTGTCAAGATCCAGTTGTGATATGAGACTGTAACAGGCGCACTCATTCGCCAGTTGGTCATGTCGGTAAAGTATTGTGTTGTATAGGAATGTATAATGGTACAGGGGTATATGGTAGTCAAATTGGTGAGGGATGCTATCCACTATTATATAGTTTGGGTCCTGgatactgattggctgaaagccgtgctATATTAGATTGTATTCCACGGGTATGACAGCAAATTATTTATTTACCATTCTAATTAT containing:
- the LOC124032966 gene encoding cyclic nucleotide-gated cation channel beta-1-like yields the protein MAFFEFSDRLEAVMKKAYIYRLLYSLHINACLFYWGSDYEGLGSTKWVYDGRGNSYIRCYYFAVKTVITIGGLPDPTNVFEITFQLVNYFVGVFAFSIRMGQMRDVAGAATAGQNYYRACMDNTIKYMTSYHIPKEVQNRVKTWHDYTWKIQGMLEEQELLIQLPDKMRVDMAVDVHYYIVNKVALFQGCDRQMIFDMLMRLESVAYLPGDFVCKKCGQGEIGKEMYIIKQGAVQVVGGPDLKTVFVTIRAGSVFGEIRKMLTKNKKPEEKAEVKETAEIIPDRPETPKLLKAALVVTEQAGIKGTFAKLKEGYKPTETESSGLHIPPPSPMVYRRSPIPPTHLRVEDDENVVSRDDRQHDAHPHDMPSQKRGAPVH
- the LOC124033185 gene encoding cyclic nucleotide-gated cation channel beta-1-like, with product MLPLPSWLQPIVDYRFPSSIYTDLVYVVWLCFVMMAWNWNVWLIPVRRAFPYQTADNIYWWLLMDYTCDLVHINDILVFQPRLEFVRRGDIVSDSYMTTE